Part of the Nicotiana sylvestris chromosome 5, ASM39365v2, whole genome shotgun sequence genome is shown below.
aatgcctatatcacttcctaaACTGAAAAAGACTgttatttcgctttgcaaatacACAGGGCTAGGTCTAGACATCAACTGGCATGCACAATATAACTCACTTAGGATCGGATCTATCCCGACTCTCTAGTCAAAGCGGTTAAGCAACATCAAAATCAAACATTTTACGTCACTTATACATGAGTCAAAAATTGAGCCTAGGCATCACAACTAATGCAGTCACTACTCTCAATGCACAACAAAGTCAAGAAAAGTCATCTACATTTAATACCATAGCACAAGACTTCAAATTTCCTAACAAAAGCAAAACTAACTAGACTCGGTTCaagcaaaacccttggaaaagaaccgcgaaacaaggaaaaacaaaggaaaaattgttacactacctaagaaaaaaatttattattatttttttctttgacTTTGATCCCACAAGAAGAGAGTTAAGaaaatccatcgtcgggaaaagtaaaaaaaattcttttttcaaacaaaataaaataaaacaaacacacatGTATATATTTACATCCTCACCCCACATTTTAAATTGTGACATGTCCCCATGACACACAAATAAAAGCAAGAGGTAAAGGAAACTCCCCTGAATCATCTGGTCAGAGTGTGAATCGAAACCGAGATCTCCTTTGTATGCCCGACCCTTTGCATACATCTATGCTGAAAGCTTCTTTTCTGCCTTCTTTGGGTACACTCCATACTTATCATGCTTACTCTCTCCATTTCTCTCCTTTAGGGCCGccattgctcattttatcttgaAGTCCATCCTTTCTTCTCCCACTCTGAGTATGAGCTACCTTTCTTAAATGTCCAAAATAGCTCTGCCTATAGACAAGAAGGGTCTTCCTAGAATCAAAGGGATCTCCCTATTCTCTTCCATATTCACCATGATGAAGTCCACAAGGAATACAAATTTGTCCACCCAAACTAGCATATATTCCACTATTCCTTCCGGTATGATTGTGGTCTAATCTGCCAGCTGCAAAGACAAATGTATAGATCTTATTTCTCCAATCTCTCCCTCTAATTTTCTGAAAATAGACAAAGATATAAGATTAATAGAAGCACTTGAATCATACAAAGATTTTTCAAACTCTTCCTATAAAGCAAGGTATAGTAAAACTCCCTGGATCTCCACACTTTTGAAGGAGCTTATTTTGCAGAATAGTACTACAGTGCTTTGTGAGCTTGACAAGTGATGTCTCTTCCACTTTTCACTTGTTGGACAATATCTCCTTCAAGAACTTAGCTTAGGCTGGCATCTGTGAAAGCACCTCTGTGAATGGTAGATTAACATACACCTGTTTGAGCACATCTAAGAAACGCCCAAATTGTTTGTCCAGCTTCTCTCTTCTCTGCTTCTGAGGGAAAGGTAAAGTAGGCATGTATTTGCTTTCCTCAGTCTCCTCATTCATTGAATtcatatctttcttcttcttcttttgagcTCTAGTCTTCCCCTTCTTCTTCAGACCATCATACGACACTTTACCTTCTTGAATAATTCTATCTTCCTGCTCCTCCACAATCTCTATTTGTCTTTCAATGAACTCATCCTTTTTTTTGCCCTTGGATCCTCCAATACGTGCCCACTCCTCAAAGATACTGCATTTAGTTTCTCTTTTGGATTTCTCTCAGTATCAGTAGGAAGAGTTCCTAGAACCCTATCAGACAATAGATTATCAAGTTTCCCCACCCGTCTTTCCAAGTTTTGAATGGCCATGCCCAGTTCTCGGATAGTTGTGCCCTATTCTAGTATAGCTGAGCCATGGGTTTCAAGCCTCTCATCTGTCTTAATAATAAAGGCCTTCGTCATATATTCCATGCTAGACTGATTAGACTGTGGAGGTTGATATTGCTGCCTCTACTGATTTTGAAAACCTGGAGCTCCTTATCCCTGGGGCCTGGAGTTATTTTGTTGCCATGAATTTGCACTACCACCTAGTGAACTCCAAGAAAAACATGGGTGCCTCTGCCTCATGGAGTTAAAATTATTGTCACCTTGGTAGTTGCCTCTGTCAAAGCTCCCCATAGCATTTACCACTTCATCTGTAGTCGAGGACCGACACTCATGCGTTGGATGTCCCATTCCACAAAAATCACAAACCGAGGATGACTGGTTCTGGACCTTGGCTAAGGTTAACTTTCATAAGTCTTTGGCCACGGTGTCTAGCTGGGCTTGCACTAATGTGTTAGAGTCTACTTGATGCACCCCAACCTTTTCCCTTCTTTCGTTATCATATATAGGCCATTGATTTGCATCTTCAGATAATTCATTTAGAGTTGCAACAATTTCCTCAGGAGTTTTCTTCATAAAAGGACCTCCAACTGCGTTGTTGAGCATCCTCCTACCAGAGGGTGTCAACCCATCCCAGAAATCTTGGAGTTGCATCCACAAGTCTACTCCATGATGCTGACATCTTCTCATAATATCCTTAAATCTTTCTCATGCTTCAAACACTATTTTTGTATCTTGCTGCTCGAAGTTGTGGATCTCTCTTTGAATTTTCCTTATTTTTGtagatgaaaaatatttttcaaggaaCTTCTTTGTCATGTCTTCCCAAGTTTGAATTGACCCAGTCAGCAAACTCCATAACCAATGTTTAGCATCTTCCCTCAGTGTAAAAGGGAATGTCCTTAAGTAGATAGCATCTTTCGATACCCTGTTGTGCTGTAAGGCATTCATAATCTCATCGAAATCCATCAAATGAGTATTTGGATTTTAATTGGGTTTGCCTTAGAAGACACAATTGTTCAGAATGGTCTGAAGTAGCCCTTcgttgttttcaaaattattcaTTTTGCCACGCAAAATGCCAAATTGGGATGCACAGTAACACCCATGTTGTCTCGCACAGGAAAATACATGATAGTCGGTCTCCTACACAAAAAGAAGCGCCTCTTTTTGACCTTTTCTCCTCCTTTCCCTTCTCTTCCCTTCTATCACTACTAGTCTCTGTTTCTATTCTCTTTCATTTTTTCAAATCAATTTTTAATTGGAATATCACCTAAAATCTTTATTGTTTTAAATTTGTTTCTCCAAACTAACGGTAACCTACGTGCCCTTCTGTTTATGCCACCTCTTCTCTGCCACACCCTACCATCGGCGAGCCTAGGTAAGAACCTTAATCtccattttcccttcttttttttctttcattttcctctctctttctctttcttccttTATCTTTCTCGTTCTCTTCTTCCCCCCTTGCTGGTTAGAGTCCAGCGAAGTAGATCTCCATCGGAGTCATCACCGCCAGCCTTTCTTCAGCATCTCCCcctctccctctttattctacgTGTGTATAAGTGTATAGAGGTAGTTCCCGGAGATGCAGTCCCTTTTCCGGCGAATATCTAGTCAACCGCTGGCACAAATTTCACAAGAGTAAATTGTACAACAGTAGTTGCAGCCACCGAGTCAGCCTGCTCAACCTCTTTTCCAGGCAGCTTTGAGGCGGATCAGTACCTCCGGCCAGTCAGAGTTGCTTCCGATCTCGTGTGTACGTCAAGACTATATTCGAGGTTCTACTTTCAGGAGTTGGTACCTCTTGATTTCTTGTTCCCTTACTCTTATGTTAGTTAAAATTGTCATATATATTCGTAGTTTCGTCTACACAAATCATTAGCGTGATTGTAGTGTAGCTTATTTTTTAAAGGTTGGTACATTGCTTGTTTTTACGTTAGTGATTGCCTTAATTTACCGTAGGTTCTAGTGGTGGTGGTCCATGATGGTAGAATAATGTCATGTCCTCGAGGTTGGTGGGGGGTAACGAGGGTGGAGGTGGGGGATTAGGGGGCGGGGCAGGGGGCAAAGGGGTAATGGGACCAAGAGAGCCATTAGGTTGAGAATTGCGTCGTGGAATATAGGGACACTAAcgggtaagtctatagagttagcTAAGATTTTCTAGAAGAGGAAGGTCAATATAACATATGttcaggagactaggtgggtaggAACAAGGATGAAGGACGCAGACGGGTTTAAACCATGGCACTCAGGTAGCAGGAAGGGTAGGAATTGAGTGGGTATTTTGGGGCATAGGGATCTTAGAGAGTCGATGGTTGAGGTTAAGCGGGTGAATGATAGGCTTATGGAGATTAAGTTAATGGTTGGAGAGCTCACCCTAAATGTCATTAGAACTTACGCACCCCAAGTGGGCTTAGATGAGGAGGTTAAGAGGCATTTCTGGGAGGAGTTGGATGAGGTTGTATGTGGTATTCCGCCCATTGAGAAGTTGTTTAAAGGAGGGGATTTTAATGGGTATATTGGGACATCCATCGGGGGTTACGGTGAGGTGCATGGTGGTTTTGGATTTAAGGATAGGAATAAAGGATGTACGGCTTTGTTGGACTTCGCTAAGGTTTTTGAGTTGGTAAGCGAACTCTGGCTTCCCCAAGATgaatgaacatttggttactttccAAAGCACAGCGTCTAAGAGTCAGATTGATTATCTACTCCTCATGAGGGGTGGTAAAGGCTTTTGCAAGGATTTCAAGGTTATCCCGAGTGAGTCCCTCGCGTTGAATCATCGGCTCTTGGTGATGGATGTCGGCATCATGATGAAGAGGAAGAAGCGGGTTGTATGGGGTCACCTGAGTATCAAGTGGGGAGCCTTATCTAAGGATAAAACAAGGAGTTAGAGGGGAAGCTGAGGGTTATGGGGGTCTAGAGGAGCAGTGGGGACGCGAGTGTTATGTGGTCGATGACGGCAAACTGTATTAGCGAAGCTACGAGGGAGGTGTTAGGGGTCTCAAAGGGTTACTCTGGCAGGCACAGAGGAGATTGGTGGTGGGATGGAGAGGTTCAAGGAAAATTAGAAGTAAAGAAAGCGACATAGTTAGTTGAGAGTACAGACGAGGAGGAGATAAGGGTGAACAAAACAGGGTATAATAaggctaggaaggaggcaaagctAGTGGTCACTGATGCTAACAATGCAGTGTTCAATCGTTTGTATGAAGAGTTGGGGGACAAAGATAGGGACAAGAAGTTATTTCGGTTGGccaaggagagagagagagagagagagagagagagagagagagagagagagagagagagagaaaggctCGTGATCTGgatcaagtgaggtgcatcaaagacgaggaaGGTAGATTTTTAATGGATGAGGCTATGATTAAGAGGAGATGACAgacttactttcataaacttctgaatgaaaAGGGGGATATAGACATTGTGTTGGGTGATCTGGAGCACTCCAATAGAAGCCGGGATTTTAGGTATTGTAGGCGCATTAAGGTTGAGGAGGTCGTGGGCGCTATGCGTAAGATGAACATGGGCAGAGCAACTGGGCCGGACGAGATCCCAATTGAATTTTGGAGGTATGTCGGTAGAGAGGGCCTGGAGTGGCTAACTGGGTTGTTCAATGTTATTTTAAGACGAAGAAGATGCCAGAGGAATGGAGATGGAGTACAATGATcccgttgtacaagaacaaaggtgatacccagaattgtaacaactataggcGTATCAAGCTGCTTAGTCATACTATGAAAGTGTAGGAGAGGGTAGTGGAAGCAAGGGTGAGGAGGTCAGTTTCTATATATGAGAATCAATTTGGATTCATGTTGGGTCATTCAATTACGGAAGCTATCCATATTATCCGGAGGTTGGTGGAACGGCACAAGGATAGGAGGAAGgatttgcacatggtgtttattgacctagagaaagtgTACGACAAGGTACCAAGGGAGGTTCTTTAAAGATGTTTGGAGGTAAAAGGTGTTTTGATATCATACATTAGTGTGATTAAGGATATGTACGATGGAGccaagactcgggttaggacagtagaaTGAGACTCGGAGCATTTTTCGGTGGTTATGGGGCTATACCAAGGATCTGCGCTCAGCCCTTTCTTATTTGCACTAGCGATAGACGCACTAAcgcaccatattcaaggggaggtgccatggtgtatgttatttattgatgatatagttctgattgatgagacgcgaggAGGTGTTGatgagaggctggaggtttggagatagacccttgagtctaaaggtttcaagttgagcaggactaagacTGAGTACTTATAGTGAAAGTTTAGTGATGTCAGGGGAGGAGGGGACAACTACGTGAGGCTTGATtcacaagtcatccccaagaaAGGAAGTTTTAAGTAACTTGGGTCGATTATCCAGGGGAAtagggagatcgacgaggatatCACGCACCGTATAGGGGCAGgttggatgaaatggaggttagcattTGGCATTTTGTATGACAAGAAGGTGCCCCGGAACTTAAAGGGAGTTATACAGagtggtggttagaccggccatgttaTATGGGGCAgaatgttggccagtcaagattgctcatatctagaagatgaaagtagcagaaatgaggatgttgagatagaTGTGCGGGCATACGAGATTGGATAAGATAAAGAATGAAGATATTTAGGCAAGGGTAGGTGTGGCTCCCATTGAAGACAAAATGCGAGAAGTGAAGCTTAGATAGTTTGGGCACGTGTAGAGGAGAAACCTAGATGTCCCGGTTAGGAGGTGCGAACGGTTGTCTCTAATGAGTATGAGAAGACGTAAAGGGCGGtgtaagaagtattggggagaggtgatcaggcaggacatggcgtgACTGCAGCTAACTAAGGACCCTTGATAA
Proteins encoded:
- the LOC138868773 gene encoding uncharacterized protein; translated protein: MVEVKRVNDRLMEIKLMVGELTLNVIRTYAPQVGLDEEVKRHFWEELDEVVCGIPPIEKLFKGGDFNGYIGTSIGGYGEVHGGFGFKDRNKGCTALLDFAKVFELVSELWLPQDE